The Cherax quadricarinatus isolate ZL_2023a chromosome 66, ASM3850222v1, whole genome shotgun sequence sequence ACACAGAGGCTGCAGACTTCATTCagagagaaagatctaggggtgtcCATAATACTTAGTATATTGCTTggtatatgcagcaccagtatagaaccTGCACCTGCAAAAGCATGTTAAACTTCAGAAGTCTGCAACAAAGCTTGTTTCAGAGCTAAGGGCAGAGGCTAACAGAATTGAACCTAATGACATGGGAGGATATAATGACATACAAATTATTCATGGGAATTGATAAGGTAAACAGAAAGGCTGTTTGAGATGAAGTTAAAGGCacacatgagccacagggatgttaggaagtatttcttcagtctcattgTGGTCTGGAAGTGGAATGATTTTGGTGAGGAAATGGTAGTGGCATtcttcatacatagttttaaaagcaGGTACGTACAATAGAACCCACAGGCTAAGAGGGAGTGAATTTGAAGAGTGACAAGGCCAGGCTTTAAAAAttgactcctgcaactacaaataggcaaGCATGCACAAACACTTACGTTCTTGCACCCTCTCACTCTTGCACCCTCACTCGCTCCCTTTCACtgtcacacaccctcacacaggccaggagctatgaattgacccctgcatccatatacaggtgagtacacacacatacaaatatgcatgcatacatatatacatatttatttttataaattGGTTTTGCAGTGCTAAGGGTGTTTAGTCAGGCATATTCATTTGAAAATAAAATTTTCTTAAATTGAGGTGGGCCTATGATTGATACCTCCCTAATTTTCCTAATGGAATTAAACCCTGTTAAAACTTAAGTGTGCTGGGCACTGCCACACCCTGCTGTGTACAGTTGTATTACCTGGTATAAGTTCTCTCATTTGCAGAAATTCAAGTGTAGTAAAAAGAAATACAAGAAGCAAATTCATCAGTAGCAGCTTCAAGTCTTAGTAATATGCAGTTTATTCGGTGTAAGAATAATATAAATTGTACTTCAGAAATGTCTTACCATAattcatatattttatttttagcaGCAGCCTGATGATGGGAAAACAGATGCATGGTCACAATACATGAGTGAAGTTAGAAAATATAAGGAACAGTCATGTGAAGAGGAAGGTAAAAGACGGCCCCTGGTTAAGTGATTCGTCCTGAAGCAtccttttttatataatttttttctccTGTGACAGCAATCTTGGCCTGTGTTAGGTTCCAGTGTCTAAAAACATGCTGACTAATCTTAGGGTAAATCATGATAACCATTCTACAGATTATTTGAAAATTACATAAAATTTACACCAGTACTTAAAACTCGTCTTATCGTTAAATGAGGCGTTTGTTATTGGTTGACTAAGTTTGTTTTCAGTCTCAGGTTTTAAATGGGGTCCTAACCTATAGACACAACTAAGTGATAACTATATTAAGTTGTAAACTTACTAGCATTGTAATAACCAGATACTTGAACATCAGTATACTTCTGCAAAAATTATGGGCAGAGCTAATAGTATCTGGCATTAGTGTCTTTGAGATGTCTTATTGTATTAGGTCAAGTAGTCAAAAACAGTTCTTTGATATTACTAAGCTTAAAGATTAATATCTTATaataagtgattttttttttcccaagtCCTAGGTAACAGTATAATTTATTAATGTCATTCATGCATTGAAGTGGTCATTCTGACAACTATCAGTATTTGagcatgtaatttttttttcataatctaAAGGGATTGTAAATATCAAGCTTCAATATATAGCCTATGTATTGATAGGTATGTCTGCTAAATGGCCAGAATTGTAGACTTAAATCATAAAGGTAAATGTAACCTCATAATGTTCACCAGCTGCTGAGTGCCCAATTATTTATGGAATTAGTAAAAATGTTGCGCTAGTTTCCTTTTGGTAATATTTGTTACACTCGGTTACctagaataattttttttaatatgtgcTCTGTGCTGCTCTGACAtttgaaatatattttaggttacaACTACATtgaattgaatttttttttttttttttactttactaATCAAACTACAGAGTGAATGGGGAGCTCCCCATTTCTAAAGCATTCTCATCTTTTACTGGTGATGTTAATAACTGTGGCATGCTTATACATGACTGTGATTCTTGCATAGGATTTATTAGTGGAGTTCATTAGACAAATTGTTATCCCTCAGGTTGAGGTCAGAGGCACATCATGAATATTAAAGGTATTTCCACAGATGCAACATTAACTTTCCTCTATAGTACTGGAATTTTTTTCTGATCAACTACAAATACTTGAAATTTATATCCTGTTGTATCTACAAATCTGATGCAACTTAATGTAGCAGCATCACTTAACAGTATTATGTCATCCTACGTATTTTCATATTTAATCTTCGAATGAAAGGAATataagaaaatacttaaattttttCTTCATGGTgagctatattattattataatcaaaactaagcgctaaacccatcagggtcatgcagcgctgcaTGGTGAGCCATAATAATTTGACATGGAGTTTTGGATGGTCCATAATTTTTGTCTACTTAATGTAATATAATGTCATAATTTCAGAATCAAAGATGAAGCCACAGAAATATAAATGACCTTGTGTTGATAATCTGTGATGGCCATTACTGAATAATGCTCATTATCTCTGCTCTCAATGTATGTATAAAAAGTGAACAACAACAAAATCAAGAAAATATAATTTATTAAATTTCTCAAATACTTTTTTGAACTACAATATAATCCATCTGTTACTGATTATAGTAATTTCCAGAGCATATGAAACATTGTGCATGTTTGCAAGGTTACTCTGGGGATAGGCATTAACAATTATAACTATGTTCAAGTATATTTGATTTCATTGTCCTATGTAATTATATTGCCCAAACTTAAGGTGAGAAACATCTGCCAGAAAAGAAATATTAACATAAAAGGcttaatttttttcttaatagtaCTATTGCTAGAAACTGGTACTGAATGCAAAATTTATGCAGCTGCAAAATAGGTCATACTTACACTGTATGACCCCTTCTGGTTTAAcactattatatttttttttacaagaaAGTTAAGTCTTAGGTGTGTCATTCAGCACCAATATTTTTCTTACACCTAATATAAGAAGTAatgtacaattattattattcatttccTCTTTACAAACTTAAGTCTTATTCATTAAATCTTGTTTTAGCACATGCATTCTGTGGTTTTTTCACTCCAGGACTGGCTACCCTCTACCTTAGCACACTTATTTTTATGCTGACACTATTCATCCATTCCttcctttttgattataataataataatattcatccaTTCATAATGTGACCATAGTACAATACACACTCTTCAGTTGCACAAATTAGATGCATTCCAGTACAACAtagtatgattattattattatcaaaaagaagcgctaaaccacaagggctatacagcgctgcagggcaggaaggaagcgagggcatcaggtggcaaaaaggagatggacgagtaataggttacggagaacagcagaGCAGTAGATGGTGAAAGgggagagggcagcaagagattgacgTAGAAAGgtctgaggggagtgcaaaaggtatcatcagagtttgtggagtaaatcagtcattgtcaagaagtcaatgagagagtcaggattaaaggaggatccatcagcaagaagggaaggtaaagagagagtaggagagcggagacgacgttggagggaaattctgcgtgctcgttgatagaggggGCAGTATAacatacagtattattattattataatcaaaaagaagcgctaagccacaagggctacaaCATCCAGTAACATCATATTTCCTCATAAAACTATTTTAGTTTCTCTACCTCTCTTCTCCTTTaacttgtacattattattataatcaagggggaagcactaaacccgtaggattatacagtttAACTTGTACAACAACCTATTTTCAGAAATTGGCGATTAGTAGTTTTTCTGTGATGCCACTCGTCATGAGAACTTCAAATAACTAAGCAATTGCTGGAGTTGAATAGTAGCTGTCACACCATAATCTTTGTTTTACAAGCTCATTATTTAGTCTATTTCACATTCGACACAAGCTGAGCACTTTTTTGGAGACTatagcattatcatacctctggcAAGACCGTGATAGTGAATGGTGTTGAAGGGGTCttatttttcgggtcaccctgcctcagtgggatatggctggcatgttaaaaaagaaaaagaaaataatcaCCTATGCCATTCTTGTTTATTACTACATTTACTGAGGTTAAACTTGTCAGATTCTTGAATGTCATTCTGCATATAAGCTAAGAATGGGAAAcagttttattaataaaaataataataatctgcattTTGCCATCTCAGCTACAGGTCATAAACATCACAGCTCATAGTTCTCAGAGCTGCAACATCCTTACTCCTCCCCTCAGCTGCTGTACTTACCACCTCAAGGAgtcgagtccagctaaccagttttgcTGAATCCCTTTCATATATATTACCGTGTTCATACTCTAATAGCACGTTAGTCATAAAAACTCTTTCTCCGCTCcactctaacatgctcacacaaccctgttggatgttcaagcccctagGTACTCAAAATGTAtgtcccctctctccaacccttcctggCATGACCCCAAACCCACCTCTTCCTTCTACTCCAGATTTATATACAGTACCTTCTTAGTTATCCAAATTTTCCCATTTAAAACCAAAGAAAATTCTAGGTACACTATGCCTGGGAGACAATTGATGCTCAAATGTAATTTACATaattcctcttcttccctcccctcatCATACAAAAGGAACCCACTTTTGAAGAGGATGAAAGCTGGTGTATAAGGCATTTGAGGAAGAACTTATGAGGGCCCTAGACATGTGGTCCACACAAGTTTAGCACTTTCCTTGAAAGTAATAAATGAACAGCAAGAGCTAAATTAGCGACAAGTTTTACAGGAATGTCTGACCTGGAAGGTCACCTTGTCTATGTGTAAGATTTAAAACAAAAATCATCCTTCAAGGATATTTTCttttaacaagtcggcagtctcctaccaaggcagggtgacccaaaaagaaagaaaatccccaaaaagaaaattactttcatcatcagtcaacactttcacttcactcatacataatcagtgtctttgtagaggtgctcatacgacagtttagaagtccctccaaactgtcaatatcccagacccctcctttaaagtgcaggcattgtacttcccatttctaggattcaagtctggctaaaactataataaccggtttccctgaatcttctttcaatacaccggctgtatcccactgaggtggggtggcccaaaaggaaaaacgaaagtttctctttttacatttagtaatatatacaggagaaggggttactagccccttgctcccggcattttagtcgcctcttacgacacgcatgacttacggaggaagaattctgttccacttccccatggcggtaagaggaaataaacaagaactagaaagaaaatagaagaaaactcaaaggggtgtgtatatacacctaccatccgacttacgacctgctcgacttacgaccactcgacttacgaccatgttttttatgccaaatttctgggaaataaacaactatttgtgttgtacacagcgtttatcctaaaccttacagtataaaatacagtactaacagcataaaaagtaaagtaaaacatgaaataccaaaataaaacaataaaataaagtcattaccaaaaagttttgttgatattcagtagtaaagttcgacttacagccatttcgacttacgaccagtttctcggaaccaaactctgccgtaagttggatggtaggtgtatatgcttgtacatgtatgtgtagtgtgacctaagtgtaagtagaagtagcaagacgtacctgaaatcttgcatgtttatgagacagaaaaaaggacaccagcaatcctaccatcatgtaaaacgattacaggttttcgtttaacactcacttggcaggacggtagtacctccctgggcggttgctgtctaccaacctactacctaggttccctgaatcccttaactaaatattactctgcacttaccctgcactttaaaggaggggtttgggatattggcattttagagggatattttgtgtatctttatacttatatgcttctaaactgttgtattctgagcacctctgcaaaaacagtgattatgtgtgagtgaggtgaaagtgttgaatgatggaagtattttcttttttgggattttctttctttttgggttgccctgcttcggtgggagacggccgacttgttaaaaaaaaaaaaaaataaaccgcTACACTGACAAGGGCCATACAACACTgcagggcagaaaatagtgccggAGCTATAAACAGCTAAGTGAAGAGGGGAGCAGAGGCCcggggagaaaagggctggaagggatgctAGGGGCTATGCATCAAAGTTTGTAtaataaagcagttgctgacaaaaagtgaTCGTAAGTCGAAAGCAGGGTGTGCAAGAAGGAAAGATAAAGTAAGAGCGTTAAGGCATCGCCGTTAGAAGTAAATCCCGTGAGCTCACTGGTAAACTGGACACTCCACAAGAAAGTaaagaaccgaaatagggaccaGACAAACCTCATAGAGAAGAATAGGGCGTCGTTCCAcaagatacccatgggtaaggcgaggATGGCCAATGCGGAGATGGGAGACTGCAGTCTCCCGGGAACGGCAACGatggtaagaagatggccacaaacctaaaagtggtttaatagagtgcaatttgttatggtgcatgtccaACCACCATTGTTGCCAACGGCTGCAAAGACAGGCAGAGATAACTGTAAAATAATCCCTGAACGGAATATCTCATATAGGAAACCAGGTCACATACCACTGATCGCGCAGTAGAATCCGCTTGTTCACTGCCCTGAACATcaatgtgtccagggacccaacagaaaacaatgtctttgtttttgctaCCCACACAGCGCAACCAAAGTTGAATACGAAGGACCAacggatgaggggaatcaaattgtttaatggcctgTAAAGTGCTGAGGGAATCTGATATGATCACAAACGTCGAAGGAGATATATGTAATACAGAGAagtgctatgaggatggcatacaatttgGCGGACAACATAGTCAGGGAACACAGATGCGAACCCAACACTGTCAGAAGATacagaaccatctgtataaacagcgatGGCATACACATGCAACTGGGAGTGATCAAGAAAAATAGAGCGAGAAGCAGCCGTAGGTAGGAAAGCTTTGGTGCATGGCAGTagggaagaacagacacgaatTGTCGGGACCTCCCAatggggaagggaaaaggcaaACACTACATGAACgtacaagggaggcaactggagagaagaccggagtaagtgaagacgaagagaaaacggTCGGAGTAAGCAGGGGTGCTGAACAAGTAACGGACTTCTACTaacgtctgagaccaacctatacgtagaaggaacacgaaggtcatgagagAGAACAAAGTaatgaaggcaatgagcatcacgacgatcttctaaggaaggaacatttgcctcagcatagaggctttgaacaggggatgaacgaaaggcaccaaggcataaacgtaggcCCTGgtgatgaaggggatctaacttagaaagaggTGTAGGAGAAGCCACAGAATAGACTTTgtcaccataatccagcttggacaagactagggtggaatgcaaatggaGGAAAGTTCAgcaatctgctccccatgaacgatgctcaagaattttaaggagattcagccaaCCATGGCAAGCTACCTTCAAAGAAGAAATACGAGGTTTCCATGTCTACCAGTGAtaggatatgaagccaaggaacTTTACTATATAACACACTAGGATACGTGAGCTGTGTAATTACAATGAAATATCTGGGACAAGatgatgtgtagtgaaggtaatgaaatgggtttttgcacaagaaaatttaaatccatgaggaGTGGCCCAATGAGAAACagtcaatcgcatcctgaagggaggccgCTACCAGGAAACAGTCAGCGCCTGTGtgagctatagcgaagtcatccacataGAGTGACAACCAAATATGAGATGGAGGAACATCCTTCAAGGAACCTGCTCTTCCTTACACTGAATCTGCTATTCTAGGCATTTAATGACCCTTCAGTTTTAGTTTTCTATGAATGTTAtaacaatacagcctctcctcacttagtgatgtacttgtttaccaacgccttggacttacaatgggctctctggcccgtatgcatacctaaataatatatattagagctgatttcctctattctgtttattacaatatacagtacactactgtataaacgttTTAAAagcataccagaaatgttataaatggtgcaaaggtgacattacaacaatatcaaagatagttgacacaaacccactaccattgtagtatgctcctcatttagtgacgaatttgtttaccaacgtggtcttaggaacagaactccattgttaagtgaggaaaggctgtaatTAAAACAATTTTAATGTCTTAAGATTCGACATGTCAACCCTTCAATAAAGGTGCTCTCGTGGTAAAGCATTAAAAATGAGCATAATTAAGAAAAACAAGTCAATCATTAGTTAAATCTGTACTCAAAATTGTTACGTCTATATGGCAACTCTAAAACCTTAAGATCTCAAGATGCAATTCCCTGCCATAGTAAAATTCCAGGATACAGAAAAGATCTGCAAGGTTGAAAGATCTCACTGCCCAATAAGATATAAAATATCTGAACAATTCTTTTAAACATATCTGAAGATGCTCGATGGgacagtggagaagaatccttcctctgtaagtcatgtcATAAgatgcgactaaaatgccaggagtaagTAACCTGTTCTCCTGTACAAGTTACTACATatataaagaaaaactttaatttcttcttttttgagtcaccttgcctaggtgggagacggccagtatgTTACAAAAATTAATATCTACAGTTAATATTTACAGAGCTGTAAATTACACTATCTTGGAGACTTaagttaaaaaataaattttgctGACAATGCAAAAACTGTAAGACAAACAGGTATCAGCACAATGAGCATACATAGTAGAAGGATTAAGCCCAAGTTAGATTAGAAGACTTTAATGATTGAGACTATTAATTACCTTGCTGTATACACAGTTCATATTTCTAATTACGTAAATGGATTAATCTGAGAGTCCACACATTACAGTACTAGTTCACAAATTTACTAGAAACAATCGTATAATAAGATATATTTTGTAGTAAATGTGCGGCACCGTATGACCCTTATGAGTCTAgttcttagttatgattataataataatatagtaaacATATATGGTATTGTAAAAAATAAAGTATGTAATACCAGAATAAAGAAGTATTCATGTTTGTAAGTTCATCTGTTTGAATTCAAATGCTAAAATGTTTCATTAAAAGAAATCATTATCTGCTCCTATTTGGTCCCATAAAAAGTTTGTGATGAAGAACTGAGATTGTACAGACTTGTCAAACTTGAATGAGACAATGTCTTTCTTCTCCAGCTGGTAAATAACTGATATTTAGTTAAGGAAAATATACTCAAATTATATTCTTTGAAATTCTAAGTTTTCTGTATTAATACAAGATTATTTATTCTATAATACTGCATGTCCAAATGATACAAATTAGATACCTCTTATCTGAAAAGGtaaaaaatgaaaaaattaattgGTATTTTCCCTATGCTATTATGTGTGCACGTTCCATCACCTTTAATAAAAGTAACTTTTAAGTATGTATAGAGTGATTCTTAAAGGTAATGAACATTTTGTGAAAGTTTTATAAAAGGATACAGCCTTTGACGACATTCTCAGGAGCACCATAATCCCACTTCAAGTGAGAGATTTGCATGAATGCACTGATATCAGCTCTGCAATTAAAAAAATAATCACTTGGAGAGATTTAAAATTCAAATAAAATATACATGAGTGACATTTAAGATATAATGCAGTTGACGTAGGTATCCAGTACAACCCTGCATTTTTCAGAATATGAGAAATAAATGTGTTATGAACTACTGGTTTACCTAACGGAAACCACTAATTGGTGTCATGTCAACACTGTGAACTTTGTGAACAAAGGTTAAAAaaaaacaagcagcagcagcagcttgtcgTTATTTGTCATTTTTAAACTGCAAGAATATTTTACGTCAGATtgaagaaaaaaagagaaaagttCTTACTGATATACACAATAACCTTCTCACAATGAGCAGAATATGTTCCTGAAAACTAACACTTAAAGAATAATATCATTATGCACAATGAAGAACATATGGGAAAAATAAAGTTAGGTTCTAGAGGCCTCTATAGCCAAGAAACTTTTTATTACATTCTATTACTGTACATAAAaattaatacagtacagtactactTCATATTAATGCAATATATACTGCATATAAATAGTTCATACTAACAACTAATTTTGGTTGCTTACTTCAGTTTAGGAATGGAGGTTGTTGCTTTCTGACTCAAAGATTTTATTCTGGTGTTCAGCTGATTTTCGAGCTGCTCCAGATGACTTACACTAGAAACTGCAGTAGCAATCTCCTTTTCCACTTCAACCTGGAATATTATTCATCATGGTTAAAACATACTCAGTGACTTAATGGTTTATTCACCACTTGTACAATGCAGTTTGAAATGATGAAAGTGTCTTCAAAAACTGTATTGTGTGTATACATGTTATGAGAGTCTCTCTCTGATTAATGGATGATGAAAATAAATTGGTATAAGCAGGAAATGGCCATTGTGCTCAACAGAATAAAACTAAATGGGCAATATCAAGGTTTAGAAAATAGTCACAATAACTAGGATGGTGATGAAAATACCATACATGTATGTATTCATTTAATTGAAATTTATAATTATTTACCTAACATGAATGATTAAATAATTAATTAATTACTTAACCTGTATGACTGAACTTAGGAAAAAATAAGGAAGTACAGTAAAATCTGGTTATAACATACCTGTCTTCTGTTAGCTTGAGTAATCTTGCACAAGATTTGATTTGCCTGTCCTCCCATGGTCAACGACCGCACCTCCTCAAGCACAGATAATTCTGTTTTTTGTATACACAACAGTTCTGCCAACATCAATTAATGATGTTAGAACAATTCTGGTATTAATCTTTTGTgtaatataaaataaattaatatactGTATTTAGTACACGTGCAGGAAATTTTTAATATATGGTAATGGGTAACTCTAAAGACAatcttattaaccctttcagggttggaaCCCCTGATTTGAAAATTGCTCTCAGGGTCAAAGAATTTAAAAagtgaaaaattatttttcttatgaatgataatctttttctgaaggtaatgaaaccaaaagcatgaaatttgatgaaaacttacggaattatgcttttGCAATATTTATGCACCGGCaatttcgcccattttgagccctactTCCGACCAATTCCATTGTCCCGGTCGACCATAGCTATTTCAATAGTATTCCTTCAATtgtatcaattgagtacaagaaactacccatttacctatttcagctaACCAATGTGATCAGAAATCAGCAATTTGCTCAATTtaatacaaaattaaaaaattaccaATTTAAAAACAGGGTTCAGAATAAGCAATGTAGACAATcctgaaactaaaaaaaaaatttcctctgttcattagttatgtccccAAGGACTTTTATATTaggcttgctttccattttgaatctttattcacacaaaaaatagaaggcatactgttatacagactactgtatactgtaattgtataaataatgtcagcgcaTTCATGAACACATATTAGACCTAATAGTTAGATGCCTATTGGATGAGAAATGCGATTTGTTTACTCTGGAATACTGGCtttaaaaatctaacatttctgttactttgaactcaatttcaagctattttcagtcctgaaaccaatcaaaattatctctatttctgtaaaatatcttccattctatcaaatgagaccaagaaactgaatACGTACAACCATaaaagcatacgaaaatacacctcaaagttgctgttttaaaccaataaACACGATTGTAGttttcccattatgcactgcttgctgcaggattcttttttatatggtgcacacttaccgcaACAACCTATTCACTCATATCTAGGACCAAATTTACCGCtcgcagcttatctgagtgagttgagctcatggcgtagtgcTACAGGACTGACCCGCACTTCAAAGTCATAGTACAATGGGACCCACCCCAAAAGAGTTAAacataaacatatacatatatattttttttttaacaagtcggccgtctcccaccgaggcagggtaacccaaaaagaaagaaaatccccaaaaagaaaatactttcatcattcaactctctcacctcactcacacataatcactgtttttgggtgctcagaacacaacagcttagaagcatatacgtataaagatacacaacatatgcctctaaactgccaatatcctgaacccctcctttagagtgcaggcattgcacttctcatttccaggactcaagtccggctatataaaaataaccggtttccctgaatcccttcactaaatattaccctgctcacactccaacagatcatcagatcccaaataccattcgtctccattcactcctatctaacacgctcacgcacgcctgctggaagtccaagcccctcgcccagaaaacctcccttaccccttccaaccttttcgaggacgacccctaccccgccttccttcccctacagatttaaatgctctccatgtcattctactttgatccattctctctaaatgaccaaaccacctcaacaacccctcttcagccctctgactatacGTATATATAAAACAATTTAGTCAATAAAAATTTTCTGAAAAAGTATTATAATATGAAGAGTACACCAGAAATGCAGTCTATAATGTAAATACTTTAACTGTAGCTACAGGCACTGAGCAGAACACCTGTTGTACTTGCTACCTCCTTATTTAATCATTCCATTCTTCCAACACTGTTTGCAGACAAATTTTCTAGTATACCTTTGTCTAATCTTATCttatcaggaaacatttgtcttgtttcctgatgaaccttacctaacctaacctaacatggcTAATGTAGTTTTGTTCTAGTGAATTCTAC is a genomic window containing:
- the LOC128705511 gene encoding uncharacterized protein → MLGCEEETSIMKDPVKLHKLLSVAVSQFNNSKTESSITSLEEPILSIIAKCDHDLQLHKESIRELLCIQKTELSVLEEVRSLTMGGQANQILCKITQANRRQVEVEKEIATAVSSVSHLEQLENQLNTRIKSLSQKATTSIPKLKADISAFMQISHLKWDYGAPENVVKGFIYQLEKKDIVSFKFDKSVQSQFFITNFLWDQIGADNDFF